The Brassica napus cultivar Da-Ae chromosome C7, Da-Ae, whole genome shotgun sequence genome has a segment encoding these proteins:
- the LOC106410601 gene encoding CBL-interacting serine/threonine-protein kinase 6-like, protein MVGAKPVKMVENGSDGTSLLNGRYEIGRLLGHGTFAKVYHARNVTTGKSVALKVVAKEKVAKAGMEEQIKREISVMKMVKHPNIVELHEVMASKTKIYFAMELVRGGELFAKVAKGRLREDAARVYFKQLISAVDFCHSRGVYHRDLKPENLLLDEQGNLKITDFGLSAFAEHLRQDGLLHTTCGTPAYVSPEVILKKGYDGAKADLWSCGVILFVLLAGYLPFQDDNLVNMYKKIYRGDFKCPGWLSSDARRLVVKLLDPNPNTRITIGKVMDSPWFKKRSKNEPEVQDLDLSVHKFKEETETLNAFHIIALSEGFDLSPLFEEKKKEEKREMRFATSRPASSVISSLEEAARVGDKFDVRKSESRVRMEGKLSGRKGKLAVEAEIFAVAPSFVVVEVKKDHGDTLEYNNFCSTALRPALKDIFWTSTPA, encoded by the coding sequence ATGGTCGGAGCTAAACCAGTGAAGATGGTAGAGAATGGATCTGACGGTACAAGCCTGCTTAACGGGCGTTACGAGATAGGTCGACTTCTAGGTCACGGAACATTCGCGAAAGTGTACCACGCACGCAACGTAACAACCGGCAAAAGCGTCGCTCTAAAAGTCGTGGCCAAAGAGAAAGTAGCAAAGGCAGGCATGGAGGAGCAGATCAAACGAGAGATCTCCGTGATGAAAATGGTGAAGCACCCCAACATCGTCGAGCTCCACGAGGTCATGGCTAGCAAAACCAAGATCTACTTCGCCATGGAGCTCGTGCGAGGCGGCGAGCTGTTCGCCAAAGTCGCCAAAGGAAGGCTGCGCGAGGACGCGGCGCGCGTGTACTTCAAACAGCTGATCTCCGCGGTTGATTTCTGCCACAGCCGCGGAGTTTACCACCGTGATCTCAAGCCGGAGAATCTCTTGCTTGACGAGCAAGGCAACCTGAAAATCACTGACTTTGGCCTCTCTGCTTTCGCCGAGCATTTGAGGCAAGACGGGCTTCTCCACACGACGTGTGGGACTCCGGCGTACGTCTCGCCGGAGGTTATACTGAAGAAGGGGTACGACGGTGCTAAGGCGGATCTCTGGTCGTGCGGTGTGATCCTGTTCGTGCTTCTCGCTGGGTACTTACCGTTTCAAGATGATAATCTTGTGAACATGTATAAGAAGATTTATAGAGGAGACTTCAAGTGTCCTGGTTGGCTCTCTTCCGATGCGAGGAGGCTCGTGGTAAAGCTTCTAGATCCGAATCCTAATACCCGGATCACTATCGGTAAGGTTATGGATTCACCTTGGTTCAAGAAAAGATCCAAGAATGAGCCAGAGGTTCAAGATCTTGATCTCTCCGTGCACAAGTTTAAGGAAGAGACTGAGACGCTAAACGCGTTTCACATCATCGCGTTGTCCGAAGGGTTTGATCTCTCGCCGTTGttcgaggagaagaagaaagaggagaaGAGGGAGATGAGATTTGCTACTTCTCGGCCGGCGAGTAGTGTGATATCGAGTCTTGAAGAAGCGGCGAGAGTTGGGGATAAGTTTGATGTGAGGAAGAGTGAGAGTAGAGTGAGGATGGAAGGGAAGCTGAGTGGTCGGAAAGGGAAGTTAGCGGTGGAGGCGGAGATATTCGCGGTGGCTCCGTCGTTTGTGGTTGTGGAGGTGAAGAAAGATCATGGGGACACTCTTGAGTATAATAACTTTTGTAGTACGGCTCTTAGACCAGCTCTCAAGGACATCTTCTGGACTTCTACACCTGCTTGA